The stretch of DNA CTGTATTCAAAAAAGGTTTGTTCTTAAATTTTTTTGCACTGATAGTGACTGCCAATCCACTACCCAACATCAAAGGTATATCCAATTTTCCTTTGATAACATAAGGATTATCGACTTGAGCGACTAATTCTACTTGGTTATAACAAGTCAAAAATAGGCTGCAAAAAATGAGTAAATAGTGGGTCTGTTTTAATAAAATCATAGCACAAGTATAAGTTTTTTGATCATTCTACCCAAATTTTCTTCTGCAATGATGTAGATATTTCCATACAAAAGTCATTGAATTATTATTTTATACAACTATCTTTATCATTTCAAGCATTATTAAATGTCTAAATTAATCACCATGTCACTTTTCACCGAATTTATCCTTCAATCTATAGAATACATCCACCTCAATTTACCTCGCATTCACAAGTGTCTGAGCGAAATATCAGAAGAGGACCTTTGGAAACGCCCCAATGAACATTCTAACAGCATCGGAAATTTAATCGTGCATTTGTGTGGAAACATCACCCAATACATTCATTCTGGTTTGGGAGGAGAACCAGATATTAGAGAACGAGACTTGGAATTTAACCGTACAGGAGGCTTGAGCAAAGCACAGATTTACACCAAAATTGAAGCAGTTACGGATTTCGCCATCAAAATTTTGAAGGATTTAACGGAAGAAGATATATTGAGGGTACACAAAGTTCAAGGCTTTGAAATGTCAGGAGTAGCCATTATTGTCCATGTTACCGAACACTTTTCTTACCATACTGGGCAAATTACTTTCTACACCAAGTTGCTGACCGACAAAGATATGGGTTATTACGAAGGACAGGATTTGAATGTAACGGGCGAGTAAGTTCTACTTTCCTCAAAATCAGAGAAAAAACAATCCATATCCTATGGCTATTGCACCTACAATAAAACAGTAAAAGGAGAAGTAGATAATCTTACCTTTGTTCACCAAAGCTATCATCCAATTACAGGCAATCACTCCAGCTAAAAAAGCAGCTACAAAACCTGCAATATAAGGCATCATCGCAGTATCTTGACTTAACCCCGTATCTTCCGTCAAATCTTTGACCTTCAAAATAGTTGCCCCCAATATTGGAGCCAATACCATCAAGAAAGAAAACTTGGTAGCTGCTGTTCGGCTGATTCCCAATGCCAATGCCGTAGAAATAGTTGTTCCTGAGCGAGAGATACCAGGAAGAATGGCAACAGCTTGTGTCAAACCGATAATCAAAGCATCTTTGAATCCCACTTCTTTGGTTTCTTTCCTTTCGAGTTTGGTGAGAAATAAAATGCCTCCTGTAAGGATTAAAAAACAACCGACCATTACGATTCGCCCTTCAAACAGTGCATTGATTTGATCTTCAAAAAATAAACCAACCAATCCAACAGGAATCATCGAAACGGCTAATTTGGCAATGTATTGGGTTTCGGTATCCCATTGAAAGCGAAAAAGTCCTTGAATGAGTCCCCATATCGTTTTCCAAAATACAACAATGATACTCAACACCGTAGCACCATGCACAATGATGGTAAAAGTTGCATCATTCGCCCCTTCTACTCCTAACAATGCTTTTCCCAATTCGATATGACCACTGCTGCTGACAGGCAAAAATTCGGTCAATCCCTGCAAAATTCCTAAAATAATGGCTTCAATTATTGACATTCTTGGCAGATGATGAATAGTGAGTTATGAATGTTGAATAGTTTATCAAAATTGTGCCAAACTATTTTAAGAATCGGTTGGAGTTTCCTCAGGTTTGAGAAAAATGGCAATGACCTGCATCGCAAAACCTGACAAAATCACAATAGGAGCAATTATCGTTGCCCGCACACCATATATTTTGTCCACATCGTAGTTTTCCATTGGATTTTCAGAAGGCCCGACATTCATCAACATAAATCCAACCAAAATTAGTCCTATGCCAATAAGTACATAAATATAATTTTTCCTTCCAAATAACATTTTGTTGGGGAGACTCATAGTGCAATATAAAATTTAAAACGGTACAAATTTAAAACGTAAAAGTAAGCATATTTGCTTTCCCATGTATTACCCTCTTCAAAGATTTCGGTTCAATACTACAACGAAAGCCTCAACTTTGGTAAGTTGAGGCTTTTGTTTCTCGATTTAGAATTTTGAAGTTTATTCTGAAAAATCTGGAATGTTTGAAAACATGTATGCCCTCAAAAGAAAACTTCAAAAGTCTTTATCTCATACGAAAAACTTATTTTATTGGAACGAAATCAATTAGTAAGACCACAAATTGTGTTCTGTTTCAAACAATTCATTTTTAATTCTTTCAGATTCGATCAAAGCATCACGCCCAGTAGCGTAGTCCTTGATACGTCTGTCTTGAATATTCGACTCCTTCATGATATAACTTGCAAAAAAGCGCATTTCAAAGATATCATCCCAAGTTAAGCGCATTGCATCATTTTGAGGATTGAAGGTTTCGTAGTTGATAAAGTATTTACGA from Chitinophagales bacterium encodes:
- a CDS encoding undecaprenyl-diphosphate phosphatase; the protein is MSIIEAIILGILQGLTEFLPVSSSGHIELGKALLGVEGANDATFTIIVHGATVLSIIVVFWKTIWGLIQGLFRFQWDTETQYIAKLAVSMIPVGLVGLFFEDQINALFEGRIVMVGCFLILTGGILFLTKLERKETKEVGFKDALIIGLTQAVAILPGISRSGTTISTALALGISRTAATKFSFLMVLAPILGATILKVKDLTEDTGLSQDTAMMPYIAGFVAAFLAGVIACNWMIALVNKGKIIYFSFYCFIVGAIAIGYGLFFL
- a CDS encoding DUF3098 domain-containing protein, which translates into the protein MSLPNKMLFGRKNYIYVLIGIGLILVGFMLMNVGPSENPMENYDVDKIYGVRATIIAPIVILSGFAMQVIAIFLKPEETPTDS
- a CDS encoding DinB family protein, whose product is MSKLITMSLFTEFILQSIEYIHLNLPRIHKCLSEISEEDLWKRPNEHSNSIGNLIVHLCGNITQYIHSGLGGEPDIRERDLEFNRTGGLSKAQIYTKIEAVTDFAIKILKDLTEEDILRVHKVQGFEMSGVAIIVHVTEHFSYHTGQITFYTKLLTDKDMGYYEGQDLNVTGE